A genomic window from Carassius gibelio isolate Cgi1373 ecotype wild population from Czech Republic chromosome A11, carGib1.2-hapl.c, whole genome shotgun sequence includes:
- the zgc:113307 gene encoding lumican → MDISSIFLLLSVCGSTRAFTLDYGGVPLWINRFLGEPSVLTLKDRMDPGWFRAVNTQSCPLECDCPIQWPTAVYCDHRGLIQLPSGLPSPTQYLFLQGNSIMILGSRAFANATNLRWLILDHNQILSEQLDDVLFFNLTRLVNLFINNNSLTRVPVGLPRGLKQLRLAYNHIEKISAGAFQNLENLTLLLLQGNRLKTIEEGDLKGLGVLNLLDLSHNLLETFPKHLPPSVQQLYLFNNSLTGLMGNSLHGFNGLRYLRLGHNKLRNEGLDPGAFNLTSLVELDLSYNQLTEIPTVPTTLQYLYLEVNNIQEFTVSSFCRTTGPTSYSRMKILRLDGNKLEYHKLPPDWVFCLRVLHNIYI, encoded by the exons ATGGATATCAGCTCAATCTTCTTGTTACTCTCAGTGTGTGGGTCGACTCGGGCCTTCACACTGGACTATGGAGGTGTACCACTCTGGATCAACCGTTTTTTGGGAGAGCCGAGTGTGTTGACTTTGAAAGATCGGATGGATCCCGGCTGGTTTCGTGCTGTGAACACACAAAGTTGTCCCTTGGAATGTGATTGTCCTATCCAGTGGCCAACAGCCGTTTATTGTGACCACAGGGGCCTTATCCAGCTTCCCTCTGGCCTTCCGTCCCCCACACAATACCTGTTTCTCCAAGGGAATAGCATTATGATCCTTGGATCCAGAGCATTCGCCAATGCCACCAACTTACGCTGGTTGATCTTGGATCACAATCAGATACTGAGTGAGCAACTGGATGATGTGTTGTTCTTCAATCTGACCCGCTTGGTAAatcttttcataaataataatagtctGACAAGGGTGCCAGTCGGACTGCCTAGAGGACTTAAGCAGCTGCGACTCGCATATAATCACATCGAAAAGATTTCTGCAGGTGCTTTCCAAAATCTGGAAAATTTAACTTTACTTTTGTTACAAGGTAATCGTCTGAAGACTATTGAAGAGGGTGACTTGAAAG GTCTTGGAGTCCTCAACCTCCTGGATCTTAGTCACAACCTCCTGGAGACTTTCCCCAAACATCTGCCTCCATCTGTCCAGCAGCTTTACCTCTTCAACAACTCTTTGACTGGCTTGATGGGAAATAGTCTTCATGGTTTTAATGGACTGCGTTATCTACGGCTCGGACACAACAAATTGAGGAATGAAGGGCTTGACCCTGGTGCATTTAACCTAACATCTCTGGTAGAGCTGGATCTTTCATATAATCAGCTGACAGAAATCCCAACAGTTCCCACCACCCTTCAGTACCTCTACCTTGAGGTTAACAATATCCAAG AGTTCACTGTAAGCAGTTTCTGCAGGACAACAGGACCCACATCTTATTCACGTATGAAGATTCTGAGGCTGGACGGTAATAAATTGGAGTATCACAAGCTGCCCCCTGATTGGGTGTT
- the LOC128022387 gene encoding fibromodulin-like gives MWLITFMLLGLLTFSLAQDRDPFQWLSSLHSRGYASLQADNTGGECPEECDCPPTFPIAMYCENRNMKKMPYIPSRMKYVYLQHNQIISVPDNAFGNATNLVWVMLHENHINSVGKQAFAKLVNLDRLYLNNNNLTEVPSNLPRSLRDLRLNHNKITKMPPNAFEGMENLTILLLHNNGLQDIGGGLKGLKSLTLLDVSSNQLKKVPNGLPEMLHQLYLESNSIEAVPENFLSQFTNLEYMRISHNHLTNKGIPQNTFNNSGLVELDLAFNKLEMIPVVSTNLQHLYLQANQIKEFTLGSFCSVVDVMNFSQLRVLRLEGNEISARDMPSEAALCLRLATDIAV, from the exons ATGTGGCTCATCACTTTCATGCTGTTGGGGCTTTTAACGTTCTCTCTGGCTCAGGACAGAGATCCTTTCCAGTGGCTTTCTTCCCTGCACAGTCGTGGTTACGCCTCTCTGCAGGCCGACAACACTGGAGGAGAATGTCCTGAGGAGTGCGACTGTCCTCCAACCTTCCCAATTGCCATGTACTGTGAAAACCGCAACATGAAAAAAATGCCTTACATCCCATCCCGGATGAAGTATGTGTACCTGCAACACAATCAGATCATCTCTGTTCCAGATAACGCTTTTGGAAATGCCACCAACCTTGTGTGGGTTATGTTGCATGAGAATCATATTAACTCAGTGGGCAAGCAAGCGTTTGCTAAACTGGTGAACTTGGATCGCTTGTACCTGAACAACAACAACCTAACAGAGGTGCCGTCCAACCTGCCTCGCTCACTACGTGACCTTCGTCTCAATCACAATAAAATCACCAAGATGCCCCCTAACGCTTTTGAGGGCATGGAGAATCTGACCATACTTTTGCTTCATAACAACGGTCTCCAGGATATTGGTGGTGGCCTGAAAGGTCTGAAGTCATTAACTCTGCTGGATGTGAGCAGTAACCAGCTCAAGAAGGTTCCTAATGGTCTCCCTGAGATGCTCCACCAGCTCTACCTAGAGTCCAACTCCATCGAAGCAGTTCCAGAGAACTTCCTCAGCCAGTTCACCAATCTAGAGTATATGCGTATTTCTCACAATCATCTCACAAACAAAGGCATCcctcaaaacacttttaacaACAGCGGTCTGGTGGAGCTGGATTTGGCCTTCAACAAGTTGGAGATGATCCCTGTTGTTAGTACTAATCTGCAACATCTTTATCTACAGGCCAATCAGATCAAAG AGTTTACATTGGGCAGTTTCTGCAGTGTGGTGGATGTCATGAATTTCTCCCAGCTGAGAGTCTTGAGGCTGGAAGGAAATGAGATCAGTGCTAGAGACATGCCCTCTGAAGCTGCCCTGTGTCTTCGTCTGGCTACTGATATTGCAGTGTAA